A single region of the Streptomyces caelestis genome encodes:
- a CDS encoding MFS transporter yields the protein MSVPAMPEGAAAPPGQPRKAATAAWIGSALEYYDFFIYGSAAALIFPEVFFDESDPATATLLSLATFGVAYAARPVGALVLGHFGDRLGRKKIMVFTLMLMGLSTFLIGCLPTRDQVGTLAPVLLVLCRVLQGISAAGEQASANSMTLEHAPPGRRGFFTSFTLSGTQGGQLLATLVFIPVAAMPEEQLLSWGWRVPFWLSVGVAVAGWVIRRKLDETPAFAQQAAEEGVAELPLLVLLREHWADVLRVIAGALIASVSTIFTVWALAYATSDAVGMSRTAMLWVGALANLVALAAIPLWATLSDRIGRRPVYLIGAAGSAVTMFLYLWAVSTGSYPLTFLLGVLCFGVVYSAANGVWPAFYGEMFTTRVRLSGVAIGTQIGFAAAGFAVTFAARIAGPGGDDWPAVALFTAALCVPPVIAALTARETHRIPTEALGERSARPTTKPEKVTA from the coding sequence GTGTCCGTCCCCGCCATGCCCGAAGGGGCCGCAGCCCCGCCCGGTCAGCCCAGGAAAGCCGCGACCGCCGCCTGGATCGGCAGCGCCCTGGAGTACTACGACTTCTTCATCTACGGCAGCGCCGCCGCGCTGATCTTCCCCGAGGTGTTCTTCGACGAGTCCGACCCGGCCACCGCGACCCTGTTGTCGCTCGCCACGTTCGGCGTCGCGTACGCCGCCCGCCCGGTCGGCGCGCTGGTGCTCGGGCACTTCGGCGACCGGCTCGGCCGCAAGAAGATCATGGTCTTCACGCTGATGCTGATGGGCCTGTCGACGTTTCTGATCGGCTGTCTGCCGACCCGGGACCAGGTCGGCACGCTGGCCCCGGTCCTGCTGGTGCTGTGCCGGGTGCTCCAGGGCATCTCGGCGGCGGGCGAACAGGCCAGCGCCAACTCCATGACGCTGGAGCACGCGCCGCCGGGCCGGCGCGGCTTCTTCACCAGCTTCACCCTCAGTGGCACGCAGGGCGGGCAGTTGCTGGCCACGCTGGTGTTCATCCCGGTCGCCGCGATGCCCGAGGAGCAGTTGCTGTCCTGGGGCTGGCGGGTGCCGTTCTGGCTGAGCGTCGGAGTCGCCGTCGCCGGCTGGGTCATCCGGCGCAAGCTGGACGAGACCCCGGCCTTCGCCCAGCAGGCCGCCGAGGAGGGCGTCGCCGAACTGCCGCTGCTCGTGCTGCTGCGCGAGCACTGGGCGGATGTGCTGCGGGTGATCGCGGGCGCGCTCATCGCCTCGGTCAGCACCATCTTCACGGTGTGGGCGCTGGCCTACGCCACCAGCGACGCGGTGGGCATGTCGCGCACCGCCATGCTGTGGGTGGGGGCCCTGGCCAACCTCGTCGCACTCGCCGCGATCCCGCTGTGGGCCACGCTGTCCGACCGGATCGGCCGCCGCCCGGTGTACCTGATCGGCGCGGCCGGCAGCGCGGTGACGATGTTCCTGTACCTGTGGGCCGTCTCCACGGGCTCGTACCCGCTGACGTTCCTGCTGGGCGTCCTCTGCTTCGGCGTGGTCTACAGCGCCGCGAACGGTGTGTGGCCCGCCTTCTACGGCGAGATGTTCACGACCCGGGTCCGGCTGTCCGGCGTGGCCATCGGCACGCAGATCGGCTTCGCGGCGGCCGGCTTCGCGGTGACGTTCGCCGCGCGGATCGCGGGGCCGGGCGGCGACGACTGGCCGGCGGTGGCCCTGTTCACGGCGGCCCTGTGCGTGCCGCCGGTCATCGCCGCCCTGACGGCTCGCGAGACGCACCGGATTCCGACGGAGGCCCTGGGGGAACGTTCGGCCCGGCCGACGACGAAGCCGGAGAAGGTGACGGCCTGA
- a CDS encoding TetR/AcrR family transcriptional regulator produces the protein MTSVEEPARPGERERVRDAARTQAEILDVATQEFARAGYDGARVDEIAARTRTTKRMIYYYFGGKEQLFTAVLERAYGVIREAEQQLDVDHLDPVAAIRRLAELTFDHHEQHPDFIRLVSIENIHEAQHIAASGKLGRIGSPALDVIRRILEEGRRSGLFTADVDAVDLHAMISSFCFFRVSNRHTFGALFGRDLVDPAQRAHYRTMLGDMVIAYLTAERTAD, from the coding sequence ATGACCAGCGTCGAAGAACCGGCACGTCCTGGCGAGCGCGAGCGCGTCCGTGACGCCGCCCGCACCCAGGCCGAGATCCTCGACGTCGCCACGCAGGAGTTCGCCCGGGCCGGCTACGACGGGGCCCGGGTGGACGAGATCGCCGCCCGCACCCGCACCACCAAGCGCATGATCTACTACTACTTCGGCGGCAAGGAGCAGCTGTTCACGGCCGTGCTGGAGCGGGCCTACGGCGTGATCCGGGAGGCCGAGCAGCAGCTCGACGTCGACCACCTCGACCCCGTGGCGGCCATCCGGCGCCTCGCCGAGCTGACCTTCGACCACCACGAGCAACACCCGGACTTCATCCGCCTGGTCAGCATCGAGAACATCCACGAGGCGCAGCACATCGCCGCCTCCGGGAAGCTGGGGAGGATCGGCTCCCCCGCCCTGGACGTGATCCGCCGCATCCTGGAGGAAGGCCGCAGGTCAGGGCTGTTCACGGCGGACGTCGACGCCGTCGACCTGCACGCGATGATCTCCTCCTTCTGCTTCTTCCGGGTCTCCAACCGGCACACCTTCGGCGCGCTGTTCGGCCGCGACCTGGTCGACCCGGCGCAGCGCGCGCACTACCGCACCATGCTGGGCGACATGGTGATCGCGTATCTGACGGCGGAGCGCACGGCGGACTGA
- a CDS encoding shikimate dehydrogenase, with protein sequence MPKDSYLVGLIGSGIGPSLSPALHEREGDRQGLRLLYRLIDIDPLGVPPEAVGDLVRAARDLGYDGLNITHPCKQLVIEHLDALAPQAEALGAVNTVVFEDGRAVGHNTDVTGFAASFARGLPDAPLERVVQLGAGGAGAAVAHAMLTLGAERVTVVDALPDRAAALAGSLNRAFGRGRAAAAAPDRQARLLAHADGIVHATPTGMAAHPGLPLPAGLLHSGLWVAEVVYRPLETELLRTARALGCATLDGGGMAAFQAADAFRLFTGREPDAARMLADLTELAGAVGASN encoded by the coding sequence GTGCCCAAGGACTCGTATCTCGTCGGACTGATCGGTTCCGGCATCGGCCCGTCGCTGAGCCCGGCGCTGCACGAGCGGGAGGGCGACCGGCAGGGCCTGCGCCTGCTGTACCGGCTGATCGACATCGACCCGCTGGGAGTGCCGCCCGAGGCGGTGGGCGATCTGGTGCGGGCCGCCCGCGACCTCGGGTACGACGGGCTCAACATCACGCACCCCTGCAAGCAGCTCGTCATCGAGCACCTGGACGCACTCGCCCCGCAGGCCGAGGCGCTGGGCGCGGTCAACACCGTCGTCTTCGAGGACGGCCGCGCGGTCGGCCACAACACGGACGTCACCGGTTTCGCCGCGTCCTTCGCGCGCGGGCTGCCCGACGCGCCGCTGGAGCGGGTCGTGCAGCTGGGCGCCGGCGGCGCGGGCGCGGCCGTCGCGCACGCCATGCTCACCCTCGGCGCCGAGCGGGTCACCGTCGTCGACGCCCTGCCCGACCGGGCCGCCGCCCTGGCCGGCTCCCTGAACCGCGCCTTCGGCCGGGGCCGTGCCGCCGCCGCGGCCCCGGACCGGCAGGCGCGGCTGCTCGCGCACGCCGACGGCATCGTCCACGCCACGCCCACCGGCATGGCGGCCCACCCCGGCCTGCCCCTGCCCGCAGGACTGCTCCACTCCGGGCTGTGGGTCGCCGAGGTCGTCTACCGCCCGCTGGAGACCGAACTGCTGCGCACCGCCCGCGCGCTGGGCTGCGCCACCCTCGACGGCGGCGGCATGGCCGCCTTCCAGGCCGCCGACGCGTTCCGCCTGTTCACCGGGCGGGAACCCGACGCCGCGCGGATGCTGGCGGACCTGACCGAACTGGCCGGAGCCGTAGGGGCATCGAACTGA
- a CDS encoding bifunctional sugar phosphate isomerase/epimerase/4-hydroxyphenylpyruvate dioxygenase family protein, which translates to MRTSIATVSLSGSLTEKLTAAARAGFDGVEIFENDLLASPLTPEDIRARCADLGLTVDLYQPMRDVEAVPGDEFDRNLRRARHKFELMRRLGADTVLVCSSVSPQAVDDDALAAEQLSRLADLARDFGIRVAYEALAWGRHVSTYDHAWRIVESAGHPALGTCLDSFHILSRGSDPKGIEDIPGEKIFFLQLADAPLLAMDVLQWSRHYRCFPGQGGFDVAGLVRHVLRTGYEGPLSLEVFNDVFRQAEAGPTAVDARRSLLVLQEAVGRAALPGPVVPTGVAFAELVTPDAEPLTTLLGALGFTRTARHRGKPVALWEQGDARILVNTGPAVRRDGTQLAAIGLESPDPAAAARRAEALLAPVLPRRRAPEDAPLDAVAAPDGTELFFCATGRPGLPDWRADFEDTGAAPAATGLRIDHLALTQPWHHFDEAALFHHGVLGLHAQESVDVADPYGLLRSRAVTNADGSVRIALTVGPAPTDDTVHAQHIALATDDVVASARRFRAAGGSLLPVPANYYDDLAARFEFADGELETYRDLGILYDRDAQGVFRHCYTRTVGRVFLELVQRDDGYRGYGAANAPVRLAAQHAVRALTGG; encoded by the coding sequence GTGCGCACGTCCATCGCCACCGTCTCCCTCAGCGGATCCCTCACCGAGAAGCTCACGGCCGCGGCCCGGGCCGGCTTCGACGGGGTGGAGATCTTCGAGAACGACCTGCTGGCCAGCCCCCTCACCCCCGAGGACATCCGCGCCCGCTGCGCCGACCTCGGCCTCACGGTCGACCTGTACCAGCCGATGCGGGATGTCGAGGCAGTCCCCGGGGACGAGTTCGACCGGAACCTGCGGCGGGCCCGCCACAAGTTCGAGCTGATGCGCAGGCTCGGCGCCGACACGGTCCTCGTCTGCTCCAGCGTCTCCCCGCAGGCGGTGGACGACGACGCCCTCGCCGCCGAGCAGCTGAGCCGGCTCGCCGACCTCGCCCGGGACTTCGGGATCCGGGTGGCCTACGAGGCGCTCGCCTGGGGGCGGCACGTCAGTACGTACGACCACGCCTGGCGCATCGTCGAGTCGGCCGGGCATCCCGCCCTCGGCACCTGCCTGGACAGCTTCCACATCCTCTCGCGCGGCTCGGACCCCAAGGGGATCGAGGACATCCCCGGCGAGAAGATCTTCTTCCTCCAGCTCGCCGACGCCCCGCTGCTCGCCATGGACGTCCTCCAGTGGAGCCGCCATTACCGCTGCTTCCCGGGCCAGGGCGGCTTCGACGTCGCCGGCCTGGTGCGGCACGTGCTGCGCACCGGCTACGAAGGACCGCTCTCCCTGGAGGTCTTCAACGACGTCTTCCGGCAGGCCGAGGCCGGTCCGACCGCCGTCGACGCCCGGCGTTCCCTGCTGGTCCTCCAGGAGGCGGTGGGCCGGGCCGCCCTGCCCGGGCCCGTCGTCCCCACCGGTGTCGCCTTCGCGGAGCTGGTGACGCCCGACGCCGAACCGCTCACCACCCTGCTCGGCGCCCTCGGCTTCACCCGCACCGCCCGCCATCGCGGCAAGCCCGTCGCCCTGTGGGAGCAGGGGGACGCCCGGATCCTGGTCAACACCGGGCCGGCCGTCCGCCGCGACGGCACCCAGCTCGCCGCGATCGGGCTGGAGTCACCGGACCCGGCCGCGGCGGCCCGGCGTGCCGAGGCGCTGCTGGCTCCCGTCCTGCCGCGCCGCCGGGCACCCGAGGACGCCCCGCTCGACGCGGTCGCCGCCCCCGACGGCACGGAGCTGTTCTTCTGCGCCACCGGCCGCCCGGGCCTGCCCGACTGGCGGGCCGACTTCGAGGACACCGGCGCGGCACCCGCCGCCACGGGCTTGCGCATCGACCACCTCGCCCTCACCCAGCCCTGGCACCACTTCGACGAGGCGGCCCTCTTCCACCACGGTGTGCTCGGCCTGCACGCCCAGGAGAGCGTGGACGTCGCCGACCCCTACGGTCTGCTGCGCAGCCGTGCCGTGACCAACGCCGACGGCAGCGTCCGGATCGCCCTCACCGTCGGCCCCGCGCCCACGGACGACACCGTCCACGCCCAGCACATCGCCCTGGCCACCGACGACGTGGTCGCCTCGGCCCGCCGCTTCCGGGCGGCCGGCGGCAGCCTGCTGCCCGTCCCGGCGAACTACTACGACGATCTCGCCGCCCGCTTCGAGTTCGCCGACGGCGAGCTGGAGACCTACCGCGACCTCGGCATCCTCTACGACCGCGACGCCCAGGGCGTCTTCCGCCACTGCTACACCCGCACCGTCGGCCGCGTCTTCCTCGAACTGGTCCAGCGCGACGACGGCTACCGGGGCTACGGCGCCGCGAACGCCCCGGTACGGCTGGCGGCACAGCACGCGGTGCGGGCCCTCACTGGCGGCTGA